From the genome of Hyphobacterium sp. CCMP332:
CGGCGTTGCCCCGTGAGCTTCGGCAATGGCCTTTACCTCGTCGACAAGCGCGAGATTGGCCTCATATGCGCCGTCCGCGAAGCGTGGTTGCATCGCGCCCTGACGATACTCACCTTCACCAGACGGCTTGTTGTCGCGGGTCATGGCGCCGGTCAGCAAGCCGCGGCCGAGCGGAGAATATGCGACCAGAGTGGCACCGATCTCTTTCAATGCGGGCAGAATATCGGACTCTATGTCCCTGGAAAAAATCGAATACTCGCTTTGCACGGCTGAAATCGGATGAGTGGCATGTGCGCGGCGAATGGTGTCAGCGGACGCCTCGGACAAGCCGATCGCCCGGACTTTGCCTTCGGCGACCAGTTCGCCCATGGCGCCAACGGTCTCCTCGATCGCGACTTTCGGGTCAACACGGTGCAGATAATACAGGTCGATCACATCCGTCTTCAGAAAGGCGAGAGAATTTTCCACCGCACGCCGCATATTGGCAGGCGTTCCGTCCACGGTCGTACCGGTCATTTTCCCGTCATCATCAAACAGGAATTTCGGCCCGAATTTAGTGGCGATACGTACCTTGTCGCGGCGGTCCGCGAACGCAGCCCCGAGCAGCTTCTCATTCGCGCCCATGCCGTACATTTCGGCAGTATCAAAGTGGTTTACACCGGACTCAATCGCAGCATGCAGCAGCTTGATCGCCTCGGCCTGATCCGTCGGCTGTCCGTAGAAAGCGGACAGACCCATGCAGCCAAGGCCAATCGGATTGACTGAAAACCCGTCAATTTTGCGCTGATCCATAAATTCCTCCCAAGGCAGACCACAGCTTAGCGGTCATCGGGGGGCTTGGCACTCCCCCAAAAGAAAAGCGGCCCCGAAGGGCCGCCAATTTACTGCATTGATGCCGGGATCAGTTGGATGGATCCTCAGCCTCTTCCGCTTCTTCATCCTCATCCTCATCCTCGTCCAGATTGATGACAATCTGTTCGCTGCGGTCAGGCAGATCGCGAATGAAGACGTCTCCGGACAGGCCGTTTCTCATCTGACGCATCCGCCGTTCGATGACGAAATTCAGGAGAATCCGGGCATTGTCAGGAAGGTTGCTGCAGAAAGAGGCTTCCCTTTCAACACCGCTGGCATTTGTCGTTGTCGGACTGATCGAACCACCACAGCGATTGGACCCGTTGGTCATATCCGCGAGCCCCCACTCATTGACATTCGCCCGTAGCGGCATGTCACGCTCCACCAGTTCGGCGACGTCGTCATTGGCGAGGCTCAGCAAATGGGCCCGAACCTGATTTTCCCAGTCGGGAAAGAAATGCGGGCGTGCAAAACGGTAATGTTCGGAGATGTCCAGACGATTGGGCGTGCTGTCGACGCCGCGCAACGCGTTCACAAACTCGCGGCCATTCGACTCCAGCTGGCGCCACACCGTGTCACCCGCATAGGCGTCACGCCGGATACGGGGGCTGCCGACACTGCCATTGAAAAAGCCATAGATGACAAGCGGATCTTCCCAATAGCGGTAGACTATATTGTGCTGGATATCGTTGAGGCTGAGCGGCTCGCCCATGACGGTCAGGATGTTGGCTTCATACACACCCTCATTCGTGCCATGGGCTCTCATCCGGTCAAGATCGTGGCGTGGATAGTTCAACGCAACCTGTTCGACAATCGCGACCGTGTAGAGGTTCAGCCAGTAGGCCAGTTGTTCATTGGGGTGCAGGGCGCTGAAATTGATCTGGCCGGGCAATTGCTCCAGCTCCGCGCGATAGGCGGAAATGGCATCGGTGTGAAAATCCTCGAAAAGGTGAAGGATGATCCGGTTGGCTTCATAGCGATAGCGGCTGTCATTGCCGGTATAGATGCGCGTGCCGGTAAAGATGGGGTCACCGCGCGCCGACCGCCGGTCAGACAGGCCGACATTCAGGACAATATCGCTGAGCATGTCGGACCAGACCGAATAATCAATTTGTTGACCACCATGATTGCCAACAGACGGATCGAATAATTCAAATCTCGTCTCGTCACTGGACTGGACTGCTGCGGCCATCGGCGCGGCGAGGCAGAAGACCGCGACCATGATCGCTCGTGCAAATTGAAGCATGCCTGTTCCCCGGGATTGCGGATCGTATGATTGCCGCCATCTATTGCCATAGCGGCGGCTTGCAACCGAATTAATTCAACTTAATGATAAATCCAGCCTATTCTTGAGCCGCCAGAAAGCGCTCGGCTTCCAGCGCCGCCATACAGCCCATTCCCGCTGCCGTCACGGCCTGCCGGAAGACATCGTCCGTGACGTCACCGGCAGCGAAAACGCCGGGAATGGAGGTTGCAGTAGAATCCGGCGTGGTGACGAGATAGCCGCCAGCTTTGGATTCCAGTTGATCGGTGAACAATTCCGTGGCCGGTGCGTGGCCGATCGCGATGAAAACACCATCGGCGGGATGTTCTGAAACCGCACCGGTTTTCAGATTTCTAAGACGCACGCCGGTCACGCCCGGAGGATTATCATCGCCGGTAATTTCTTCAAGTGTGCTGTCCCAGATCACCTCGATCTTCGGGTGCTTGAACAGGCGTTCCTGCATGACTTTCTCGGCCCGCAATTCATCGCGCCGGTGGACCAGTGTGACCTTGCTGGCGAAATTGGTCAGGAACAGCGCCTCCTCGACAGCGGTATTGCCGCCGCCGATGACGAAGACTTCCTTCTCGCGGTAGAAGAAGCCGTCACACGTGGCACAGGCCGAAACGCCAAAACCCTGGAATTTTTGTTCGGATTCAAGCCCCAGCCATTTCGCGCTGGCTCCGGTTGCGATGATAACGCTATCAGCTGTGTAAATGGCTCCGCCATCGCCTTTCAGCCTGAAGGGGCGCTGCGACAAATCGGCTTCGACGATAATGTCCTCGACGATCTCGGTGCCGACATGCTCGGCCTGTGCCCGCATTTGCTCCATCAGCCACGGCCCCTGGATAACATCCGCAAAGCCGGGATAATTCTCGACATCCGTGGTAATCGTCAGCTGTCCACCCGGTTGCAGTCCCGCAATCAGCGTCGGTTTCAGCATGGCGCGTGCTGCATAGATAGCTGCGGTATAGCCGGCGGCGCCGGATCCAATGATGACGACTTTGCTGTGGCGGGGTTCAGACATGATTTTGCTCTTTCGGAATTCCGTTGATCCCGACTTAAGTAATCAAAGCCCGCTTGCCTACAAGTCTATTCAGGAAAGGCTTCAGCATATTGTGGAGAAAGCTGCCGCATGACTGCCGGGTCCAGATTGCCGTCCGGCGCAAGACCGAGGGAGTCGACCTCTTCGGGCGTCACCTGTCCGGTTTCGATCAGGTGCGCGGCATAGAGATACGCCGCCCGGCGTCCGGTTGCACTATGCAATACGATGCCTGCGCCTTCATTCATGCTCATCTGAAACGTAAAGGTCGATGTCATGGACCGGCTGAACCCGTCTGATCCGCCGACGCCAAACTGTACATAGGTCATACCGGCACCGAGCGCCGCGACGTCTTCCTGGAAGGGCAATTCGGCCACTTCATCATCCGGCCGGATATTGATGATCACGGTTCGCCCGGCGTCTGCCCATGCCTGAATGTCGGCCGCGCTTGGTTGTCCTGCAAGCCAGATTCCATTGTGTTCCGCTGTGACCTGTGGGGGGCCGGAATCTGCAGTCTGCGAATCCCCGCCTTGGGAGCATGCCGTCGCAGTCACCAACAGTAAAAGTCCCGAAATAAGCCTGATCATCGCTTGTCTCCCCCGATCAATTGAATGAATTGGCCAGCAACTTCGCGATCCTTCGGGTTTCGTCAAGCTTTTCGTAGGTCCAGCTGTCGATCCGCCCGAGAAAGGGCCGCATCGCATCGCGGGCTTCGAGCGCCGCATGCAGAAGACGGAATTTCCCCGGATTGCCATGCAGAGGCAACGAATAGACCGGCTTACCGGTAAAAGCGGCTTCTGTGAGCATGTTGGTGGAGTCTTCGGTGACGAAGATCAGGTCCGCCGCCCCGAGGAAGGCAAAATAGGGGTTCTCGCCTTCGCCGCGATAGACCCAGCAGCGATGGTTTTCCGCGAGGCTCGAGAGGGCACGAACGAGCGGGGCCGGTGTGCGCCGCGACGTCGTGATCATCAGGGAATAGCCCTCTTCAAGGAGCCATTGGCCCCGCTCCAGAATTGAATTCTGGACGGCCGCGGTCATCTTCAATCGATTGTTGGGGCCGCCGATCAACATCGCCGCTCGCGGCGTTGGTAATTCCGCAAGCCGGTCTGCGAACTCTTCGCGTTCCGTGTGCAGGCGCGCATCCGTCAGTCGATTGGGAGAGCCGATCATGGCAAGGGCATTCTTTCTGGCCAGCCGGTCATGGATCGGCGCAACGATCGCATCGAAGAGCTGATACTGGCCGCGCGGGTCCTGCACATAGATGAAACGCGCATGCGGGTAGTTCTTGCGATGCTGCTTCGCGACGCCAATGGCGGGGCGGCCACAGCCAATCCAGATCGCGGGATTCTCCGCATCCGGCAGCGTGATATAGCCGTCATCACGGATCACGGCCCGATGCACTTGTCCGCCTGTCTCACGCGCCAGCGCTTCAGCGAGGCCGATGGCCTGATTCTCCACGCCTCGGCGTGTGTCGGCCACGGCCCAGATTTCAGGACCCTCTGTCATGCTTTCATCTGACCGATCCCGCCGGGCGGGGCAAGGGGCGGCTGTGTTTCGGCCACGGTGTGTGCTGTTCGAGGGTGGCTTGAAACCCGGTCGTTGACAGAGATGTGTTACAGGCGTAACGTAAGCTACAAACGTAACATGTATGCGACGGATGAAGATGTCCAACACACCCTCGAATGCCGAACTATCTGTTCTCAAACACCTCTGGTCAGCCGGTGCGCAAAGCGCCCGGGAGGTCCAGAACGCCATGGGACCTGAAACCGGCTGGTCCTATTCGACCACCCGGACTCTGCTTTTGCGCATGACGGAAAAGGAATTGATCCGGCGCGAGGACAGTCATGGCCTCGCGGTCTTTTCGGCGAATGTGGCAAAGGTCGCGCTTATGGGGCAGCTCATCCGGGGATTCGCGGCCAATATCCTCGATATGGACGGACCCATTTCGGCCACCGCCTTTGCCTCCAGCAAGCTGTTTACCGAGGAAGAGGCCGAGGAGCTCACCCGCTTGCTTGAAGACGCCTCCGGCGATGGAGAATCCTGATGGCCGACTTTGCCCAGGCTTTGGCAGTCGGCGCGTTGGTTTCGCTTGCCGCGGGCGCAGTCATCTGGCTCGTTTTCAGCCATTCCATGTCGTCTGGCACGGGCGTCGGCACCTGGCGGCTGGCGCGGCTGACTTGCTTCATTCCGCTGATCGCAGCCCCGTTGATCTACCTTGTTCCGGAGCCAGCCGCGCCGCTGGCTGTGATGGATCCGATGATGGATCATACAGCTCTGAGCGGCGCATTTCTGGCCAGCGAAACCGGCAATGCGGGACCCATACCACCTCCCGCATTAAGTTTCGTCACATTGATGAAGATATATCTCGCCGGTCTGCTGGTCTCACTTGCCCTGGCATGGCTAAGGCATTTCCAGAGGGCGCGGCTCCTGAAATCCAGCCGCTCGCCGGATGAGCACGAATGCCGGATGCTTGAAGCTTCGGTGCCGGATGGTGAACTGCCGCATATCCGCATACTGGTGAGTGATAGTCTTCCGGCTCCCGTGCTGACCGGCTGGGCCTCGGTGATCATTTTCCCTCAATCCCTTTTCGATGATGCGGCCGCGCTCCGCATTGCGGCCACTCATGAATATGTTCACGCCCGGCGCGGGGATGAGCGCGAACGCCTCATTGGCTCTGCACTTGTCACTCTGCTCTGGTTTCATTTGCCGCTGAAATGGATCGAGCAGGAACTCACAACGGCGCGTGAACTCGCTTGTGACGCTGAAACCCTCGATGTGCTGGGGAGCACAGCGCGGACGGCCTATGCCGCCACGCTGATCGACGCGATGCGGTTGGCTGCGCCTGCAGCCTCCGCTTTTGGACCACAAGACAGGAGACATAGAAAAATGCGTATCAAGGCAATACTTGCGGGCCATCGTCCCGCCCGGTTTCGCAGCACTATCCTTGCGGCCTCGGCGTTGACCGTGGTTATTCCGTTGACCGTTGCCCAGGCGGTCTGGATTGACCGGCGGGACGCGCCCGTATTGGTTCAACAGATCGAGCCCGTTATGGGAATAACGGCCCCGGCACAGAGCCCTGCGGATATTGACCGCGTGAATCTGGCTCAGAACATGGCCCCGGCTGCCGACGTCGCTTTCACGGCGCGTCCGGTAGAAGGCGGCCGGATATCCAGTAATTTCGGCCCACGCCCGGCCCGGCCCGCCGCGGCACCGCCTTTCCACAACGGAACCGACATTGCGGCCCCGGAAGGGACCGCCATTCTGGCACCGGCGGCGGGGCGTGTCGTGCATGCTGAATACGGTTTTGGCGGCAGCGAGGCATGGGGCAATACGCTGGCCCTTGATCACGGCAATGGCTGGCAGACCGTCTATGCGCATATGCAGGGTTTTGACGTAGCGGTTGGTGACACCGTGACCTCAGGCCAGCAAATTGGACGCGTCGGGAATACCGGCAATTCAACAGGGCCGCATGTCCATGTGGAAGTGCGTTTGAACGGCGAGCGCATTGATCCGGCCGATCACGTTCCCGGCCTGAGATAAGGCGTTCTCAGCGAAAGCGGGACCCGGGTTCGCGGTTCGAAATTGCGAAAGATCTGTTCTGCAACGAAAACGGCCGGGGAAAGCCCCGGCCGTTCCTGTTTCGGATCGTGCGGGCTAGATCCAGTCGACCTTCAAAATCTCGTAGGATTTCAGACCGCCCGGTGCATTCACCTCGATCACATCGCCAACTTCCTTGTTGATCAGGGAGCGCGCAATCGGAGAGGTGATGGAAATCTTGCCGTCTTTGACGCTGGCTTCGTCTTCGCCGACGATTTTGTAGACAGCTTCGGCATCCGTGTCCTCGTCGACGACGGTCACGGTCGCGCCGAACATGATGGTGTCACCGCTCAGCTTGGCGACATCAATCACCTGGGAGCGGGCCAGCTTGTCCTCGATCTCGGCCAGACGGCCTTCAATCCAGCCCTGACGTTCCTTCGCCGCATGGTATTCGGCGTTCTCGGAAAGGTCGCCGTGCTCGCGCGCCTCCGCAATCGCCTGAATCACCGCAGGGCGTTCAGTCGTTTTCAGGTGCTTCATTTCTTCGTCGAGGGCTTTGAAACCGTCGGCGGTCATAGGAATTTTTGACATTTTTGATTCTTGGCAGTTCTTATCTGCATTGAGGAGAGATCAATTAGAGTAGGATTGCAAGGCGTGCGGTTCAAGCGCTCCTTCATCAATCTTTTCAAGTGAGCGCACAGCCGCGATCGCTGCCGAGGCAGTTGTATAGCACGGCACCTTCAATTCCAGTGCGGTTCGACGGATGGAATAGCTGTCTTTATGGGACAGCCGGCCTTCCGTTGTATTGACGATTAATTGCACCCGGCCATTCTTGATGTCGTCTACAATGTGCGGCCGGCCTTCATAGACCTTGTTGACGACCCGCACCGGAATTCCGGCATCTGTGAAGGTTTTGGCGGTGCCTTTGGTCGCCAGAATCTCGAAGCCCAGATCCGCCAGTGCGCGTGTTGCGTCAATCATCAGCGGCTTGTCGCCTTCCTTGAGCGAAATAAAGACGGCGCCCTTGCGCGGCAGATTAACGCCGGCAGCGATCTGGGATTTGGCAAAGGCGCTCTCGAATGAGGAATCAATGCCCATCACTTCACCGGTGGACCGCATTTCAGGGCCGAGGACGGGATCCACGCCCGGGAAGCGGGCGAACGGCATAACGGCTTCCTTTACGGCGACGTGTTTGGGATTGGGGCGTTTCAGGCCAAAGCTGGCCAGCTTGGCTCCCGCCATGACCTTCGCGGCGATCTTGGCCACCGGGATGCCAATCGCCTTGGCCACGAATGGCACGGTGCGCGAGGCACGCGGATTGACTTCCAGTACATATATGGTGCCGTCTTTCACGGCGAACTGGACATTCATCAGCCCGCAGACCCCGATGGCCTTGGCCATGGCGGTCGCTTCGGCTTCCAGCTCAGCAATCATGTCCTTCGACAGTGAGAAGGGCGGCAGCGAGCAGGCCGAGTCGCCGGAGTGCACACCGGCTTCTTCAATGTGTTCCATGACGCCTGCCACGAAGACATCCTCGCCGTCGCAGATCACATCGACGTCCACTTCGTCGGCATTCTCCAGATAGCGATCGACGAGCAGGGGCGTTTTACCGGAAACGACGACGGCTTCGCGCAGATAGCGCTCCAGGCCTTCGCGATCGCGCACGATCTCCATCGCTCGTCCGCCCAGCACATAGGACGGACGCAGAACCAGCGGAAAGCCGATGAATTTCGCAATGGCGAGCGCCTGCGCGTTCTTCGATGCGATGCCGTTCGTTGGGCTGCTTCAGATCCAGCTTGTTGACCAGCGCCTGAAACCGTTCGCGGTCTTCGGCAAGGTCGATGGCGTCGGGTGTGGTGCCGAGGATCGGGAATGCCCTCGGCCTCCAGCCCGCGCGCCAGTTTCAGCGGCGTCTGCCCGCCGAATTGCACGATCACGCCGTGCAGCGTTCCGTTCTCCTGCTCGACGCGCAGGATCTCCATGACATGCTCGAGCGGTCAGCGGCTCGAAATAGCCGGTCCGAGGTGTCGTAATCGGTGCTGACCGTCTCGGGGTTGCAGTTGATCATGATCGTCTCGTAACCCGCATCCGAGAGCGCGAAACAGGCGTGACAGCAGCAGTAATCGAACTCGATCCCCTGACCGATCCGGTTCGGGCCGCCGCCCCGAGATGACGACCTTTTCGCGCCCGAGGGCCGCGCCTCATTCCACCTCGCCCATCATCGGGGCCTCGTAGGTGGAATACATGTAGGGGTTGCGCCTCGAATTCGGCGGCGCAGGTGTCGATCCGCTTGAAGACCGCATGCACGCCCAGATTGACGCGGGCGCGGCGCACCTGTTCTTCGTCGCGTCCGGTCAGCATGGCAAGGCGGGCATCGGTAAAGCCCATCATCTTTCAGTGGCGCAAGCCCTCTTCGGTCATCGGCAGGCCGTCGCGGCGGATACCCGCCTCTGCCTCTACGATTTCGCGGATGCGGGCGCAGGAACCACGGGTCAAACGCACGTGGCGGCGTTGATCTTCATCGACCGTCAGCCCATGGCGCATGGCCTGGGCGATGGTGCGCATCCGGTCGGACGGGCAGGGACCGAGACCGCGCGCGGGTGATCGCGTGCCTCGTCCAGTGCGCCCTCGATTCGACCTCGTCGAAGCCCGAAAGACCAGTTTCCATCGAAGCGAGCGCCTTTCTGAACCGGCTCTCGTGGAACGTCCGGCCTATGGCCATGGCCTCGCCGACGGACTTCATCGAGGTCGTCAGGATGTTTTCGGCGCCGGGATATTTCTCGAACGCAAAGCGCGGAATCTTGGTGACGACATAATCGATTGTCGGTTCAAAGCTGGCGGGTGTTGCGCCGCCGGTAATGTCATTCTCGATTTCATCGAGCGTATAACCGACCGCCAGCTTGGCCGCGACGCGGGCAATCGGAAATCCGGTAGCCTTGGATGCCAGTGCCGAAGAGCGCGACACGCGCGGATTCATTTCGATGACGACCATTCGGCCATCGGCCGGGTTCACAGCCCATTGCACATTCGACCCGCCGGTTTCGACGCCAATCTCGCGCAGGACGGCGATGGAGGCCGTCCGCATGCGCTGGTATTCCTTGTCGGTCAGGGTGAGGGCAGGGGCCACCGTAACGCTGTCACCGGTATGCACGCCCATCGGATCGATATTCTCGATTGAACAGACAATGATGCAATTATCCGCATTGTCGCGAACAACTTCCATCTCGTATTCTTTCCAGCCGAGAAGGCTTTCATCGATCAGAACCTGGCCGGTCGGCGAGGCCTCGATGCCGGCGCGGACGATGGTTTCGTATTCATCGAGATTATAGGCGACGCCGCCGCCGGTTCCGCCCATCGTAAAGGCCGGTCGAATAATGGCGGGCAGGCCAATCTCGTCGATGGCCTGCATGGCCTTGATCGCGCCCGCGGCCCGGTCATAACCAATGATGCGGCCATCTTCGTCCCTGATCTTGGGGGAGGAGACGACGACGGCGCGCGGGTTTTCAAGGCCGATCTTGTCCATCGCCTCGCGGAAGCGCTCGCGGTCTTCGGCCTTGTCGATGACATCGGCCTTGGCGCCAATCATCTCGACGCCGAATTTCTCCAGAATGCCGCGCTCGTCCAGCTGCAGCGCGCAATTGAGGGCGGTCTGTCCGCCCATGGTCGGCAACAGCGCATCCGGGCGTTCTTTCTCGATGATCTTGGCGACCATTTCCGGCGTGATAGGTTCGATATAGGTCGCATCCGCCAGCTCGGGATCCGTCATGATCGTGGCCGGGTTGGAGTTCACCAGAATGACCCGGTAGCCCTCTTCCTTCAGCGCCTTGACCGCCTGCACACCGGAATAATCAAACTCGCAGGCCTGACCGATAATGATCGGTCCCGCGCCAATGATCAGAATGCTGTTGATGTCAGTCCGTTTTGGCATCCCGGCCCCGTATAAATTTGCGCGCTTTTCGCCGCCGCAATGCGCGCATTTCGCGCGCGGCGGTGCCAGAAGCGTTCGGTTGTCGTGCTAGGAGGCGGTCATAGACCGGATTCGCAGGATTGGCGAGAGGCTTTACGCGCCGCTGACTGACAAGTTCCGCCAGATTTGTGGCTGAACATCAGGCGTCAGGCCTGACACACGATCCGAAATCAGCCAGTGTGCCTGTTCATGAAGAAGCGGGATGATGACTTGCTGATCCAGCAGGATGGCTTCCGCCTGTTGATAGAATCGCGTTCGTTCGCCGTCCTCCACAGCTTGGCGCGCTGCTGCGATTGCGGCGTTGAAAGCATCGGCTTCCGGCGCACCGGTTTCAAACCAGCCGGAATCGTCGGCGAACCCGCCTTCTGTGAATGGCTCCATCATGAAGTTGGGATTGGCTTTCAGACCGCGGTCAAAATGTGAGAGGGCGATATCAAAATCGCCGCCATCAACGGCCGAATAGAGATCAACCGGTGCCGTCGCCAATAATTCCGTCTGGACGCCCGCGCGGTTCCAGTCATCGGCAATTGCAATGGCCAGACGCTCGCGATCGCCTGACGTCGTGCGCAAAGTGAGCCGCGACAATTCCGAAAAATCGCCGGACGGGGGTGCCACACCGGCCTGCGGCGGCTGCAGACTATCGGGGATAACGGTTTGAGTTTCAGTCGCGGCCTCTGCCATGATCTGATTGGCGAGAAAGGCCCGATCAGTCACGACGGAAAGAAATCGGCGGAGCCGTACATTCTGAAGAGCGGGTCGGCGCAGATTGATTTTCAGATAGGTGAATTTCGGGGCCGGGAAGCTGTGAACCCGATTTCCCAATTGCCGGCGCAATAAGGGAATCTGCGTCGGCGGCGGGGCGTCTGCCAGATCAAAATCACCCGCTCTGAACATGCGTGTACGCGTGGACGCATCATCCACAATCTCGACATGGGCTGCGGCGACGGCTGCCGGCGCATAACTGAAATCATTTCGCACCAGATCAAAAGACAGAGCGCCGACATCTGCCAGCTTGAACGGCCCCGATCCCACAAAGTTTTCTGGACGCACCCAGTCATTGCCATGGGCCTCGATGGCATGCCGCGGGAAGGGATAGAATTCCCGCATCAGTGTTGGAAACAGGCCCAGAGGCTGTTGCAGGCGGAATTCAACTTGCCGCGCACCAACTTGCCGGACGCCGACTTCCGATGGCGGCATTTCCCCCGTCAGGACGGCGCGCGCATTCTCGACCGCATAGAAATCGCCGAGCTCGCCGCCCGCCGTAGCCGGGTTGAGGATGCGTTGCACCGACCACACAACGTCATCGGCGGTCAGCTCATGCCCGTCGGACCATCGCAGGTCCTCGCGCAGGGTAAAGATCCAGCGGCGTCCGGCGTCTTCTGCAGACCAGTTGTCCGCGAGCCCCGGCCCGACGCCAAGGTCATCAGAATAGTCCGTCAAAGGTGCAAAGAGTTGCTTGTAGAGGAGGGCAGAGGCGGCGAACTGGCCGATGGCCGGGTCCAGCGAGTCGGGCATGTTGCTGATGGCGACGCGCAAAAGACCCGGGGGCGCTTCACGACGTCCGCTGCAGGCGGCAACACCCAGCCCCGCCAGGCTGGCCAGCAGGGCACCGCGCCGTGTCAGGCCGGATGAAGCTGTCATACGGCCCGTCCCCGGTTATAGCGTTTCGACAACGCGCGCCGGATCGGCTTCGCGTTTCTTGCTCTCGACGAAATACAGCCCGCCCGTATCCCAGCGCTCAACCGCGCCGTAATGCTTCATGGCGTCGAGCGCGGTGTAGTGAGAAATGATGGCCTTGCGCAAGCGGTCCGGGTTCTTCGCCACTGTGCCGCGATGCAAAAGGCGGGCATGCCAGATCAGGACATCGCCCTTTTCGGCCGTGAATTCGACCTTTTCCAGATTTTCAGCCGCAATCTTTTCTTCGAAGAAGGGCGTCAGGACGCGCTCGGAATGGA
Proteins encoded in this window:
- a CDS encoding peptide ABC transporter substrate-binding protein codes for the protein MTASSGLTRRGALLASLAGLGVAACSGRREAPPGLLRVAISNMPDSLDPAIGQFAASALLYKQLFAPLTDYSDDLGVGPGLADNWSAEDAGRRWIFTLREDLRWSDGHELTADDVVWSVQRILNPATAGGELGDFYAVENARAVLTGEMPPSEVGVRQVGARQVEFRLQQPLGLFPTLMREFYPFPRHAIEAHGNDWVRPENFVGSGPFKLADVGALSFDLVRNDFSYAPAAVAAAHVEIVDDASTRTRMFRAGDFDLADAPPPTQIPLLRRQLGNRVHSFPAPKFTYLKINLRRPALQNVRLRRFLSVVTDRAFLANQIMAEAATETQTVIPDSLQPPQAGVAPPSGDFSELSRLTLRTTSGDRERLAIAIADDWNRAGVQTELLATAPVDLYSAVDGGDFDIALSHFDRGLKANPNFMMEPFTEGGFADDSGWFETGAPEADAFNAAIAAARQAVEDGERTRFYQQAEAILLDQQVIIPLLHEQAHWLISDRVSGLTPDVQPQIWRNLSVSGA